CCTCTGTAAGGGAAATGCTGTCACTCACCAAaaaccccagccctgctcccatgGCACAGACATTCCTGTGCCACCCACCCTGCCTGCATGCATCCAGTGCTCCTCGAAATGTGTCTGGGCATGTTCTGGAGGTCAGTGGCTGAGCTGGAAGGAGCGCACCAGCTGATGGGTTTGGGGCTGCTCTCCTTCACGTCTTTGGGTTCCCAGAGCTAAAATAGCCCTGACAGCAAAACCAACCCAGCACTGGGCAACCCTTTGCTGTCCCCACATATCCATCTTTCAGAAACCCTTCCGTTTTCTAGCACAAATCAGCTCCATGCCTCCTTGGGATGCTCATCCCTGCACCCTCCCGCGTCCCTCCTGCATCCAGCAGCATCCTTCAGGGCCGCCTGCCCGAGCACCAACCTGTCTATGCGGAGGCGGCACACGATTCCCAGGATGTCCACATCTCCTTTGTCCTTCAGCTGCTGGCACCCAATCCTGGTAGCGATGAAGCAGCCCGTCCGACCAATGCCTGCACTGCAGATGGACACggctgtgctgagcacccaCCTGGACCTCAGGCTGTCTGAGCTGGGTGTGCTCCTTGGCTGCTTTGCTACCCCAATTCATCCCTATAGGGATGCAGAGGTCCCAGACCCAGCTTTCTCAGGCTGGCCCCATTCTGCTGCCACAAGTGGTCCTTGCCATGCTGCCCTGGAACCACTCTGGAAGCACAAAACCAGTCTGTGCCCTGAGCACTTACCTGCAGTGCACAATGATGGgccctgggctggctgcagcctgcagagtcTCCTCCACTTTGGACACCAGGTGCAGCAGGGGCTTGGCTGACTCAGGTGTCTGCTGGTCTGGCCAGGAAGGGAAGAGGATGTGTTTGACGTGGCGGCATTCACCTTCCAGCTTTTCCAGCACagatgagagagaaataaagatcAGGTGGGGTCAGATTGAGATGTTCCCATCCTGTGTGCCCAGCCTGTGCCCATCtcatctgctctcctcctgaCTCACTGAGCCTCTGCCAGAGACCCAGGGAACCAGGGACACTTTTGGGTGTCCAAATGATCTGCTGGGGAGAGTTCCAGTCATGCCCACAAGCCCTCCTCGATCTCCATGCTGACACCCCTCTGTCACCACCCAAGGCTCATCCTGCACAAGTCTCGCTCCCTGCAAACCTCATTGGGcagacagagctctgcagatcCCTCCTCTTACAGAGCCTGGGCATTTCAGGACCCCGCCAGGTGCTGAGCCCCCTGCTGACCCCAGGATGGGGCTTGGACCCACCTGGATGGACAGACTGCGGACCACGTACTCCGCATACTCGCTAATCCCCTGCACACGGATGGTGAAGGGGCCGTAGGTGCCCTCCTTCTCAGGCCAATAGTGGACAcatttctgcaggaagaaagcagtGTTTATGCTCTGGGCACCCACTGGGGTCTAAGCTGCCCTTTGGTCATAGCTTTTGGGAGGTATGGGGGAGTGAGGAAGGTGGATGTGGACTGATAGAAAGGGAAGGTAAGGAAGGACAGATCCCTCTCCCAACACCTGCTTCCCCTGCACACTTTGCCCACACACTGCCATGTGGTTTTCAGCCCCCGGGGAGCTACACCTCTGCCCATCCATGTCCTGCTAGATCCAGGTGAAGGGCGCAGGTAAGCACCCTgagggatgctgcagcagccagggagCAAAGGGACAAAAAATAGGGCCAGGTGAGAGTGTGTGAGATCCCCCTGCTCCTGGAGCATGGAGCCAGCAATCCCAGCAAGGTGCAGTGCAGCCACCACACAGGGCACAGCTGCTAGTGCCCATCCCCACCTGGATCAGCATCTGGGAGCTCCCAGGGGCTGCCCTGTTTCTTTTTATCCTATTATTTATATGGCAAAGCACATCCAGAGCAAGAGAAGTTGTCAGAGAAGGGGAGGCTTTTCTGGATGGAGTCAAAGTTGAAGCCCAGGGACTCTCCTCCAAGAAGGTACCCTCTGAGGGCAAAGCAGAGAGAGCTCAGCCCCACATTTGATCTCACGCCATCCCACCGGTGTTGTTattctccctccccaccccctccagGTCAGGGTGCTATGGAGCAGGGACAGCGGTACCTCCTTGCGCTCCTGGAGCTTGGTTATCATGACGATGATGGGTGCTTCCTCCTGCCACACCATCTCCCAGAAATCAGTCACGGTGTTCAGCATGGGCCCCTGGGTGGCAATGTACTCCCGGGGACGTCCTGCATAGCCCTGCCGAGCATATGGCCATCAGGAACAGGGGGCACCTGGCCTGCACCTCAGCCCCCAGCGCTGCTTGTCCTCTGTACTGGAGAGCCTGACCTACACTGCCTATTTCCTCCCACATGTGCCCTTGAAATCCTTTCACAGACCCTACCAGGGACTGCCTCTGTCCTCTCCATCCTCCTAGCCCAGCAAACCAGGAGCAAGCCCATGGAGCAAGCCCCATGCACCCACGCTCCATCCAAGCATCCTCCGGTTATTGCTGTGATGACACCAATGGTCACTTTGGGTCTGGGGACATCTGtctggggaccccatggggTGCTGGACATAAGCCACAGTCAcccctttttccttctgggGAATCGAAACAAACTGCCTGAGGAGAGAGGCAGTTCCTGGATGTGTCGGTACCAGGCTGGGATGCCCCGTTGGCACAGCTTTCTTCCTGCACGTGACAACAGACCAGTGCATGGAGATGGAGAAGTGTCTGGGAGGGAGCACGTCCAAGTGCTCTGctcacccaaaaatcacagtGCTAAATGTAAACCAGCTTGAGCCATATCCCACAGCCTATGTCACACCCCATGCCCCTGATTTGGGCAGAATCCAAGAGCTCCcacacccccagccctgcagcaccatgAGATGTGGGACACCAGGAGCTCCCAGGCAGGCAGTGCGCTCACCGTGATGTAGTTGGCATTGATGTAGCCGTCCTCCTCCTGACTCCCTGCCCTTCTGAGGCACACCCGGCTCTCAGGATCTGCAAGAGGCAGTGAGAGGTACCCTGGCACTGTCCTTCAGAGCTGTTCTCTCCCACCCAGCTCCATGCCATGTTCAACCTGCCCGGCACCAACCCTCCACAGCCTTCCCACAGTGCATGAAGAAGACCCAAACAATTCCTCAGCCTTTACACCTCCCCCTTTGGATGTTTAAGGCTGTGCGCAGCAGGGAGCGGCCCAGGCTGGGCTGTGATGTACTGTGTGCCCCAAGAAGCTCCCCACAAACCGCCCCATTGCTGGGCTCACACCCTTGCAAGgcggctgccagcagcacaaccAGCACAGCAGGGGCACCCACAACACACACATCTCCCTGCATGTGGGGGAACGTGAGACGAAGGGACGCAGCGGCACGTACTGGGGAGGATGGTTTTGTATCTGTCCTTGGAGGCGTGTCCAGGGATCTCCAGCTCCTCCGGACTGATGAAGTTGGGTGGGATTTTCTGCAGCAGGGGAGAACAACTTTGAGGAACCCCTCTTGGTGCTGCTTGCATCCCCTCACCGGGCACATCTGGCCCTGCAGGCAGTGAGATGCTGACCCAGCATCACCAGAGCTGGCATGAGCTCCATCCGCACCCCAATGGGGTGGGACACCTCACGGATGGGAGCGGAGCGTGGCAGAGGAAGGCCTTCCACGGACACAAGGGAGAGCAAGGAGCGGGCAACCAGGAGATGCgcagtgcccccccccacctgcaCACCCACCCTCATACCGAGAACTCCtcctggagctgtgccaggctctgggcacgctgctgcagctcctccgtCCTCAGCACATGGCTGGATGTCCTTAGGAACTGCAGCGTGATGTCCCGCGGTGTGCATACGGGCTGGATGGGCTCCACACTGCCCAGCGAGCTCATGTCCAGCACCAGCGACACGTTGGAGCCCCTCCTGCAAAGGAGGCAAAGGGTCTCCAGTGACCCCCGACAACTCACGGGCCAGAGGAAGGGGTTTGGGGGACTGTGCTTTAGGGCTGGACAGTGCAAAGTCCGGGTTGTGGGCATTGCCCAGCCTGGCCATGCTCACCTCTCCTGGAGCCGCACGTGCTTCTTCGCAGAGGGACTGGGCTTGTCTGCCTTGTCCATGGCTTTGGTGGCCACCCGGGCTGTCAGGCTGCTGTTATGAGCTCTGTGGCACACTGAGCAGGCTTGGACCATGCTGCGGCAGCCACGAAGCACTCGCCCTGGAGCACGAGGAGTGGAAGTGGGGTGGCCTCAGCTGCTGAGGGATTGAGTTGCCATCAGAGGAGAAGCGGCTGGAAAACACAGGGCAGATGAGAGAGACACAAGGAGGCTCCTGAACCCCTTTCTGGACCAGAATGAGAAAATCCCTAAGCAGGGGAAGTGTTTTGGGTCCTCACTGCACTGGCATCAGGGCTCCAGCAGCCACAGGAGGCATGGAGAGAGCGCCTGTAGCACCCCACCAGGAGGAAGGATCTGTGGGTTATATGGGGTGAGATGGGAGCTTGTGAGCTTAACGTGGAGGGCAGCAGCCCCCTAGGGAtgaggagcagaggaggacaTTGTGAGGGTCATGGCCAGTACTTGTTTGGACATACTCGGTTGGGGGGAATGGCCCTGGGACAGCTTCCTCCATCCCACAATTATCAGCAACTGTCAAGAGGAAACTGCTCTATCTGAATGGTTGAGCAAGAGATGATGGGTGGTCTGGCTGGAGGAGGCTGCCAGGgctccaccaccagcagccccaagCAGTCCCCAGCAGGGAGATGTGGGTGATGCTGGTTCTTCTTTGGGCAGAGGTCCCCATGGcgcaggcagcagctcagggtgGCAAagttccttctcctccccagcTTCCTCTGCGAGGAGAGATGGAcccaatgggatgggaatgCTGCAGGGTCAGAGCTCTCAGTAGGCACAGAGAAGGGTACCGAATGCCCCGGAGGCTCAGGGACATCCCTGCAGAGAACTGGGCGCAGACAAAGCCGGGGCTGCAACAGGGAGGATCACAGCATGGCCACAGCTGTGCGGGGTGGGAACACACCGGGGCATGAGATGAAGCACTCAGGGTCAATCCTGGCTGATCCCACATCTGTTCTCAGTGCCTTGGGCACCCCTCATAGCTGGAAGTGACAGGCTGGGACCCCAGCATCACCCGGGAAACAGCTGGGAGAGGCCACAGCCGAGCCGAAGGCACGCAGGAGGACCCTGGGATGGAGCTTCTGCTCCCGGCATCTGCCCCAAGAGCATCCCGCGTCCCCACATCCCACCTCCCTGCCAGCATCCCTGCGGGGGGcacctgcactgcctgcagcgAGCACATGTGCcggggcctggtgctgctgcggGGTTCCCCTCTCCAAAGGGACCCTCACGGCCgtgcctgcagcccaggggTGCCTACCTGCTGCTGCCCCGAGGCATGGGCTCCGTCCCGGCTCAGGGCCGCGGGTGCTGTGCACGTCGGTCTGAACCCGGGGGTTTGAAAGTGTTCAGGAAGCTGCTTATCaaaggagctgctgcctctgccgcttcctctccctccttctcccccaCCCTGCCTGCCGCCCACACACATACCGGCCACATCGCCGCAGCTCGGCTCTGCCGGGCAGcccgcagccccagccccgctccccacCAAAGCCCCCTCGTGCGGACCCGGCCCTGCTGCCCCCCGATCCCGGGGCTCCTCCGTGGGCGTCACTGCTCGGGGCCCTCTGTGCCCATCTGCAGCCCAACGTGGAGAGATGGGAGGGAGCTGCACTGCACGGTGGGTTTGAGTGTGTCCTCATGGCACACCGTGACCCCCCCCGCAGGGAGCCCCAACTGTTGCCACCTCACTGCATCCCCCCATCCCACACCGCTCCCACCTGCAGGGACTGAAATGCTCCTTTGCTCCCATATCAACGTTCTCAGCAGCCACATGGGTGCCATCACACCCTGTCTGCGGGTCAGAGAACGTCGGGGGGGCGTTTCACTGCGCCTGCAGCTCAGGTACTGCAGGGTCTGCCCTTGGGGCACTGCACATCCTTCCTGCGATGCCCGTTGATGCTCACTGCCTCCCACCATGTCCCTGTTGCTCTTCCTGTTTGTTGCTGCCCCGGCTCTGTGCACAGACACCGCACGCCccacttccttcctctcctgcccccaccctgcagcatcccctgcTGCACCCCCTGCTCTGGGATGCAGTGGCCCCGGTGCCGTCTGCCTCTGCCACCCCAGTCACGCTGCCTCGGGCCACTCCACAgccagggggttggagctgccCAGTTCCACTGTGCAGCATACAAGGGCCACCACCATCTGTGTCTCACGAGCAGGTGATAGGATCCCAAAAGCCTCTGCAGGCATGGGGGCAGACTGAGGAACTGACCCATCCTTATGCAGAGTGAAAGAACTCGGCTGGAGGGGCCTAAAGGCAGCCAATGTGGACAAGGAACAGCACtgcccttccctcctgcccttcATCCTCCCACGTCAGAGCATGGGGCAGCCACCAGTCCTACgggaaggagctgctggggctggggaacctgcaggagggctgggtgGGGATGAAGGATAAAGGATGGAGGATGGAGGATGGGGTGGGCCCCATGGGGTCACAGCTGAGCCTTGTCAcatcctccctccctgcctcaaCAGGAACCCTGCTGCATGCCCATCTCCTGCCTCACTCCTACCCCCGCACCTGGAGCATGCCATCCTCACTGCATCCCCAgtgcacagcagtgagcagtgtGGGTAACACTTCACACTTCTGATATTCTCCTTCACTCTCCTGCTCTGATGCAAACCCACAGAACTCACCAAGGTTCTTGAGATCCTACTGTCACACAGCAAAGGCAGTTTAAGGCCAGGGGGCCAAAGGGGTGGTTGGTTCCAGGAGCTGGGGATGAAGCCTAGAGCTGTGATGAGGAATGGTGATGGGGACTACTGATAGAAGAACAGACCCAAAGGAAAGGGATGAGGCTGTTACTGCATCACCACCTCTGGTGAGGTGCTCAGTGTGCCAGGAGTGGGTTAGGGTCAGGATTAGGGTCAGGGTTGGGGTTAGAGTGTCCTCTCTGGAtagctgtgccaatgcattagGGTCATGAGTTGGGATTTAGGGACTTTAGAGATCTGCAGCAGTGCCATAGGGGTCTTCAGGGGGCTGTGGTAGTGGTTCTATTTTCAGCATCCCCAACAAAAAGTGCCCTACAGATCTGCTGCTTCGGGGACGTCTGGGTTCATCCCTGGGATGTTCATTTGCATTTTACAACTCCACTTCCACGGGGTCACTTTGCACCCTGAGCACCCGCTgcccacacacagcagctcccagctccaggTGGGAGttcttctcccccagacagtcccttttcccatctctgccccCCAAACCTGAGCACAaaccctgccccacaccccccagcccctctctgAGCAGCACCGTGGCCCCaaagtcaccaccatgggtcaCTGTGCAGTCACTGCTCCAGCATCCAAAGTTGTGATGATGCCCCACAGCCGCGCTCCCCCGGGGTCACCCACCGCAGCACGCTCTGCTCTCACCAGGCCTCCATCATCTTTGGGTCTGGTGCTCACGCAGGGCTCCTGCTGACACAGTTTGGAGCTCAGGATGTCCTGCAGGCTTTTGGAAATGTTCCCATCTCCTTTCTGCCGAAACATCCCTCATGAGTACGAAGGTGAAGCGGCTGCCTCAGCATCCAGCAGCCTCTGTCGGCagggctgctcagctcccagcaggtgCACGGAGGGCTGTGCCATCGCCCCGAGCATCCCGCAGAGCCAGCACAGGAGGTGCGAGCAGCCCGGGCACAGCACAGCGTTGGGGGCTCAGCGCCACACACCCAGGGACGGCACCCGGCAGCTCAGCCAAGCACTCTGCAGATTGCTTTTCCCGGAGCAGCTTCCTCTGCGTGAGCGCATTCCCAAGGACACCCCCAGGCTCTCAGCGCCGTGCAGACGGCCCCGCTGCATGCACAGAGCTCCCGGTGCTGCTCCGCTCCCAGCCCGGACCCCCACACATCCCCTGCGTGGGGCTGTTGCTGGGGATGGAGGACTGGGAGCAGTGTGTGACCTTCCCAGTGCTCGCAGGGACGCAGCCTGCCGGTGCGTGCTTTGCTCCTGCCGCTGCCCGGCTCTGCCTGGAAgtgctgtttaatttttttaaggtaTCTGCAGCTGAACTTGCCAACCCAGCACTACTGCTCCTCTCCTCAAGGAGAAGCAAGAGGACGGCTTTTCGCATGCATTTCTTCTtcgctgtttgttttttcttctgagcagAACTGCTTTTCGCTCCCTACATCTCTTGCAAACAAACCGAGCTGCCCCCCGATCTGCAAAGGGAGAGCAGAGGTACAGCAGTGACCATCAGCCCCGTGTGCGTGGGGCTGGCAGCGACGCAGCTGGAGCTGCCAGGGGTTAACAGGGCTGcgtgggcacagggcagccccTGGAGGGGTATCTCCTGCTGTGGAGCTGCTTTATTCCCAGCAGTGGTGTT
Above is a window of Gallus gallus isolate bGalGal1 chromosome 26, bGalGal1.mat.broiler.GRCg7b, whole genome shotgun sequence DNA encoding:
- the PTPN7 gene encoding tyrosine-protein phosphatase non-receptor type 7 isoform X1, whose product is MVQACSVCHRAHNSSLTARVATKAMDKADKPSPSAKKHVRLQERRGSNVSLVLDMSSLGSVEPIQPVCTPRDITLQFLRTSSHVLRTEELQQRAQSLAQLQEEFSKIPPNFISPEELEIPGHASKDRYKTILPNPESRVCLRRAGSQEEDGYINANYITGYAGRPREYIATQGPMLNTVTDFWEMVWQEEAPIIVMITKLQERKEKCVHYWPEKEGTYGPFTIRVQGISEYAEYVVRSLSIQLEGECRHVKHILFPSWPDQQTPESAKPLLHLVSKVEETLQAAASPGPIIVHCSAGIGRTGCFIATRIGCQQLKDKGDVDILGIVCRLRIDRGGMIQTSEQYQFLHHTLALYASQLPEAGGH
- the PTPN7 gene encoding tyrosine-protein phosphatase non-receptor type 7 isoform X2, whose translation is MVQACSVCHRAHNSSLTARVATKAMDKADKPSPSAKKHVRLQERRGSNVSLVLDMSSLGSVEPIQPVCTPRDITLQFLRTSSHVLRTEELQQRAQSLAQLQEEFSKIPPNFISPEELEIPGHASKDRYKTILPNPESRVCLRRAGSQEEDGYINANYITGYAGRPREYIATQGPMLNTVTDFWEMVWQEEAPIIVMITKLQERKEKCVHYWPEKEGTYGPFTIRVQGISEYAEYVVRSLSIQLEGECRHVKHILFPSWPDQQTPESAKPLLHLVSKVEETLQAAASPGPIIVHCRVVPGQHGKDHLWQQNGASLRKLGLGPLHPYRDELG